A window from Leuconostoc mesenteroides subsp. mesenteroides encodes these proteins:
- a CDS encoding acyltransferase family protein: MKRYYYMDILTILATIAVVFLHTSEYAFSNQTSDPRWIIAVILQVAFIWAVPIFFMMSGAHLLDYHERYDTVTFFKKRMTKVFLPFIFWSLVWYILNPFILHQPTDYHIGQFIDAVMHNSIQPIFWFFYFVIGFYISAPLLAKITNKADKIPALYLLAVNMIFVNLLSYYYEVRLQTDNFFLHGIQIGAAGGIGFFVAGWYLKNTVLQKWQKNILYVSTLASVVIMIMLTIYLSIKRDQFARGVYDIWGLFGFIFSIGVFEFVKSHLVTYQPSPKMQLALQKIASTSLGVYVIHEFFIYFAERKLHIVDSSLKHMFILPIIVWLVSTVLVLIIHKIPLLNKIV, encoded by the coding sequence ATGAAGCGTTATTATTACATGGACATTCTGACAATACTTGCTACGATAGCAGTTGTTTTCCTTCATACTTCAGAATATGCTTTTTCAAATCAAACTAGTGATCCGCGTTGGATTATAGCGGTAATACTTCAAGTTGCCTTTATTTGGGCAGTGCCAATCTTTTTTATGATGTCTGGTGCCCATTTGTTAGATTATCATGAACGATATGATACAGTAACTTTTTTTAAAAAAAGAATGACTAAGGTATTTTTGCCATTCATTTTTTGGTCATTGGTGTGGTACATCTTGAATCCATTTATACTTCATCAACCAACTGATTATCATATTGGTCAATTTATTGATGCAGTTATGCACAATAGTATTCAGCCAATATTTTGGTTCTTTTATTTTGTCATTGGATTCTATATTAGTGCACCGCTGTTAGCTAAAATTACGAATAAAGCTGATAAAATACCAGCTCTATATTTATTGGCAGTAAATATGATCTTTGTCAATCTGTTGAGTTACTACTATGAAGTTCGTTTACAAACAGATAATTTTTTTCTACATGGCATACAAATAGGTGCTGCTGGTGGTATCGGTTTCTTCGTGGCTGGTTGGTATTTGAAAAATACAGTTTTACAAAAATGGCAAAAAAATATATTATATGTGTCTACTTTGGCATCAGTAGTTATCATGATAATGTTAACAATTTATCTTTCCATCAAAAGAGATCAATTTGCACGTGGCGTCTATGATATTTGGGGATTATTTGGATTTATCTTTTCCATTGGTGTATTTGAATTTGTTAAAAGTCATTTGGTGACATATCAACCGAGTCCTAAAATGCAGCTTGCTTTGCAAAAAATAGCCAGTACATCACTTGGTGTGTATGTCATTCATGAATTCTTCATTTACTTTGCTGAGAGAAAGTTACATATTGTGGACAGCTCACTAAAACACATGTTCATTTTGCCAATCATTGTATGGTTAGTATCAACTGTCCTTGTATTAATTATTCATAAAATTCCGTTGCTAAATAAAATTGTATAG